A genomic region of Vitis vinifera cultivar Pinot Noir 40024 chromosome 7, ASM3070453v1 contains the following coding sequences:
- the LOC100253110 gene encoding ubiquitin carboxyl-terminal hydrolase 3 isoform X2, producing MYLIVWINIEQISSQKKKTGVIAPKRFVQRLKKQNELFRSYMHQDAHEFLNFLLNELVDILEKEASASKSDPETSSPPEKTANGPKTAQANGVQKEPLVTWVHKNFQGILTNETRCLRCETVTARDETFLDLSLDIEQNSSITSCLKNFSSTETLNAEDKFFCDKCCSLQEAQKRMKIKKPPHILVIHLKRFKYIEQLGRYKKLSYRVVFPLELKLSNTVEDADSEYSLFAVVVHVGSGPNHGHYVSLVKSHNHWLFFDDENVEMIDESSVQTFFGSAQEYSSNTDHGYILFYESLATNDKS from the exons ATGTACTTAATTGTTTGGATAAACATTGAACAG ATAAGCTcacagaagaagaaaacaggtgTTATTGCACCAAAGCGTTTTGTACAGAGGCTGAAGAAACAAAATGAGCTTTTTCGCAGCTATATGCACCAG GATGCACATGAATTTTTGAACTTCTTGCTAAATGAACTTGTTGACATACTGGAGAAGGAGGCTTCTGCTTCAAAAAGTGATCCAGAAACCTCATCCCCACCTGAGAAGACTGCAAATGGGCCAAAGACTGCTCAGGCTAATGGTGTTCAGAAAGAGCCTCTAGTTACCTGGGTGCACAAAAATTTTCAG GGTATACTCACAAATGAGACAAGGTGCTTGCGGTGTGAAACAGTCACAGCAAGGGATGAAACATTTTTGGACTTGAGCCTGGATATTGAACAGAACAGTTCCATCACAAGCTGTCTGAAAAATTTTAGCTCAACAGAAACTTTGAATGCAGAGGACAAATTTTTCTGTGACAAATGCTGCAG TTTACAAGAGGCCCAGAAAAGAATGAAGATAAAGAAACCACCTCACATACTGGTCATCCATTTGAAGCGGTTCAAGTACATTGAGCAGCTGGGCAGGTACAAGAAGCTATCTTACCGGGTTGTTTTCCCGCTTGAGCTGAAGCTGAGCAATACAGTAGAAGATGCAGATTCTGAATATTCCCTCTTTGCTGTGGTTGTTCATGTTGGAAGTGGGCCCAACCATGGGCACTATGTGAGCCTTGTGAAAAGTCATAACCATTGGTTATtttttgatgatgaaaatgtGGAGATGATTGATGAGTCTTCCGTGCAAACTTTCTTTGGGTCTGCACAGGAGTATTCGAGTAACACTGATCATGGGTACATCTTGTTCTATGAGAGCCTTGCTACAAATGACAAGAGCTAA
- the LOC100253110 gene encoding ubiquitin carboxyl-terminal hydrolase 3 isoform X1, whose product MGAAGSKLEKALGDQFPEGERYFGLENFGNTCYCNSVLQALYFCVPFREQLLEYYTNNKNLADAEENLLTCLADLFMQISSQKKKTGVIAPKRFVQRLKKQNELFRSYMHQDAHEFLNFLLNELVDILEKEASASKSDPETSSPPEKTANGPKTAQANGVQKEPLVTWVHKNFQGILTNETRCLRCETVTARDETFLDLSLDIEQNSSITSCLKNFSSTETLNAEDKFFCDKCCSLQEAQKRMKIKKPPHILVIHLKRFKYIEQLGRYKKLSYRVVFPLELKLSNTVEDADSEYSLFAVVVHVGSGPNHGHYVSLVKSHNHWLFFDDENVEMIDESSVQTFFGSAQEYSSNTDHGYILFYESLATNDKS is encoded by the exons ATGGGCGCTGCAGGTTCGAAGCTCGAGAAAGCTCTTGGCGATCAGTTCCCCGAAGGCGAGCGATACTTCGGGCTCGAGAATTTTGGCAACACTTGCTATTGCAACAGCGTCTTGCAG GctctttatttttgtgttcCATTTCGTGAACAATTGCTAGAATATTACACAAATAACAAAAATCTCGCAGATGCAGAAGAAAATCTATTGACATGCTTGGCAGACTTATTCATGCAG ATAAGCTcacagaagaagaaaacaggtgTTATTGCACCAAAGCGTTTTGTACAGAGGCTGAAGAAACAAAATGAGCTTTTTCGCAGCTATATGCACCAG GATGCACATGAATTTTTGAACTTCTTGCTAAATGAACTTGTTGACATACTGGAGAAGGAGGCTTCTGCTTCAAAAAGTGATCCAGAAACCTCATCCCCACCTGAGAAGACTGCAAATGGGCCAAAGACTGCTCAGGCTAATGGTGTTCAGAAAGAGCCTCTAGTTACCTGGGTGCACAAAAATTTTCAG GGTATACTCACAAATGAGACAAGGTGCTTGCGGTGTGAAACAGTCACAGCAAGGGATGAAACATTTTTGGACTTGAGCCTGGATATTGAACAGAACAGTTCCATCACAAGCTGTCTGAAAAATTTTAGCTCAACAGAAACTTTGAATGCAGAGGACAAATTTTTCTGTGACAAATGCTGCAG TTTACAAGAGGCCCAGAAAAGAATGAAGATAAAGAAACCACCTCACATACTGGTCATCCATTTGAAGCGGTTCAAGTACATTGAGCAGCTGGGCAGGTACAAGAAGCTATCTTACCGGGTTGTTTTCCCGCTTGAGCTGAAGCTGAGCAATACAGTAGAAGATGCAGATTCTGAATATTCCCTCTTTGCTGTGGTTGTTCATGTTGGAAGTGGGCCCAACCATGGGCACTATGTGAGCCTTGTGAAAAGTCATAACCATTGGTTATtttttgatgatgaaaatgtGGAGATGATTGATGAGTCTTCCGTGCAAACTTTCTTTGGGTCTGCACAGGAGTATTCGAGTAACACTGATCATGGGTACATCTTGTTCTATGAGAGCCTTGCTACAAATGACAAGAGCTAA
- the LOC104877824 gene encoding 50S ribosomal protein L29, chloroplastic produces MFSLSIASPSSLKIPPKTTSTFPKSSFNGIRIPTPYKPSFRSPSSSSSVVMMAKREEELKEIRAKTTEELNEEIVDLKGELLMLRLQKSVRNEFKPSEFGRMRKRVARMLTVKREREIEEGINKRLSRKLDRQWKKSIVVRPPPSLKKLQEEEAAAEAEKS; encoded by the exons ATGTTTAGCCTTTCCATTGCTTCACCTTCAAGCCTCAAAATCCCTCCCAAGACTACCTCCACATTTCCCAAATCCTCCTTCAATGGAATCCGAATCCCCACTCCCTACAAGCCGTCGTTCCGAagcccttcttcttcttcatcggTGGTCATGATGGCAAAGAGGGAGGAAGAGCTCAAAGAGATCAGGGCCAAAACCACAGAAGAGCTCAACGAAGAAATTGTTGATCTCAAGGGTGAGCTCTTGATGCTTAGGCTTCAGAAATCGGTCAGGAACGAGTTCAAGCCCAGCGAGTTTGGCCGAATGCGCAAAAGG GTTGCTCGCATGCTCACTGTCAAACGGGAAAGGGAGATCGAGGAGGGAATCAACAAGAGGTTGTCAAGAAAGCTCGACCGGCAGTGGAAGAAAAGCATTGTCGTGCGGCCACCTCCGTCCCTGAAGAAATTGCAAGAGGAAGAGGCAGCTGCAGAAGCTGAGAAATCTTGA